The following proteins come from a genomic window of Amphiura filiformis chromosome 16, Afil_fr2py, whole genome shotgun sequence:
- the LOC140172474 gene encoding cytochrome P450 2U1-like gives MTNILNQLFQILIQDSTTVLLALIAFTLLFLTIRSNRKPSRKFPPGPRFRWPILGNLPSLDPKASFKTLNQLALKYGPVYHLQFGSFPVVVLNDYESVRQAFLRQAEEFDDRPRLLIFEMVNPDRGLITAHSNLAQRVRRRFSLSALRDLGMGKSRLEEQVVEEIQRLCNVISKHEGKAFSPFRLLDMVTCNVVCCLVFGHGFDYDDPKLMRILNFLSEIFIESSFSGLANFVPWLQYLPFSGFQKVTVLVTQIRAFYQEMIKQARNNYTRGDPRTFIDMYFDNQEKIHKENPDIAEWFDDGDLETCIGDFFAAGTETSSTTLKWGLLYMVLHPGIQEKIHAEMDSEVGRNRMPTLKDRPRLPYTEATLLEMQRIGSITPLGVPRAATFDTKLYGYDIEQGTMVMPNLWAVHHDERIWKEAESFKPERFLDSDGKLNRREELIPFSIGKRKCLGEQLALMELFLIFTHLLHKFSFRLPDGAQPSLEPAMGATLVPQEYKVVAVAR, from the exons ATGACGAATATATTGAATCAACTCTTTCAGATACTTATCCAGGACTCGACAACGGTTCTCCTCGCTCTAATAGCTTTTACGTTACTATTCCTTACCATCAGAAGTAATCGGAAACCGTCCAGAAAGTTTCCTCCGGGACCTCGTTTCAGGTGGCCCATATTGGGAAACCTGCCCAGTTTAGACCCAAAAGCTTCATTTAAAACACTCAATCAGTTGGCGCTCAAATACGGACCAGTTTACCACCTTCAATTTGGATCTTTTCCTGTGGTTGTTCTCAACGATTATGAGTCGGTACGTCAGGCGTTTCTAAGACAAGCTGAGGAATTTGACGACAGACCCAGACTTCTAATTTTTGAAATGGTGAATCCTGATAGAG GTTTAATAACAGCACATAGTAATCTAGCCCAACGAGTACGACGACGATTCTCCTTATCAGCTTTACGTGATCTTGGCATGGGAAAGTCCAGGCTGGAAGAACAAGTGGTTGAAGAAATCCAACGTCTATGCAATGTTATATCTAAACACGAGGGAAAGGCGTTCTCGCCATTTCGTCTTCTGGATATGGTTACTTGCAATGTCGTGTGCTGTCTTGTTTTCGGACATGGCTTTGATTATGACGATCCAAAACTAATGCGCATTCTCAATTTTCTGTCAGAAATCTTTATAGAGTCCTCATTTTCTGGTCTTGCAAACTTTGTCCCTTGGCTGCAATACTTGCCATTCTCAGGATTTCAAAAGGTCACGGTACTTGTTACTCAAATTCGTGCTTTTTATCAAGAAATGATAAAACAAGCTCGTAATAATTACACTCGGGGAGATCCCCGTACTTTTATAGATATGTACTTTGATAATCAGGAGAAAATCCATAAAGAAAATCCTGATATTGCCGAATGGTTTGACGATGGAGATTTGGAAACCTGTATTGGCGATTTTTTCGCTGCTGGAACAGAGACGTCATCCACAACATTAAAATGGGGGTTACTTTACATGGTACTGCATCCGGGCATTCAAGAAAAGATCCACGCCGAAATGGATTCTGAGGTTGGGCGTAATAGAATGCCTACTTTGAAAGACAGACCTCGACTGCCCTACACAGAAGCAACACTACTTGAAATGCAACGCATAGGGAGTATCACTCCTCTTGGAGTGCCAAGAGCAGCCACTTTTGATACAAAATTGTACGGCTATGATATAGAACAGGGTACAATGGTTATGCCGAATCTCTGGGCAGTTCATCATGACGAGAGAATCTGGAAGGAAGCAGAGTCCTTTAAACCAGAGAGATTTCTGGATTCTGATGGAAAATTGAATCGCAGGGAAGAGTTGATACCCTTTTCGATTG gtaAACGTAAATGTTTGGGTGAACAGTTGGCTTTGATGGAACTCTTTCTCATCTTTACCCATCTTCTTCATAAATTCTCATTTCGTCTACCAGATGGAGCTCAACCAAGCCTGGAACCAGCAATGGGTGCGACTCTTGTTCCTCAAGAGTACAAAGTAGTGGCAGTGGCACGATAA
- the LOC140135657 gene encoding oligoribonuclease, mitochondrial-like isoform X2 translates to MASYRAGSNKAAMAKELKERLVWVDLEMTGLDVNKDHILEMACLITDGDLNLIAEGPNIIVHQSDEVLSNMNDWCVQHHGQSGLTEAVKASKISLQQAEYEMLSFVREHSAPGFCPLAGNTVHADKVFLEKYMPQFTKHLHYRIVDVSTIKELCRRWYPQDFSAAPDKQAEHRALDDIRESIKELKYYRKCIFK, encoded by the exons ATGGCATCCTACAGAGCTGGCAGCAATAAAGCAGCAATGGCAAAAGAGTTGAAGGAGAGATTGGTTTGGGTGGACTTAGAGATGACCGGCTTGGATGTAAACAAAGACCATATCTTGGAGATGGCATGTCTAATTACTGATGGTGATTTGAATCTCATTGCAGAG GGACCCAATATCATAGTCCACCAATCAGACGAGGTTCTAAGCAACATGAACGACTGGTGTGTACAACACCATGGACAGTCAGGGTTAACAGAGGCAGTAAAAGCCAGCAAGATATCGCTACAGCAAGCTGAGTATGAGATGCTATCCTTTGTGAGGGAACACAGTGCCCCAGGATTTTGTCCTCTTGCTGGTAATACAGTCCATGCGGATAAAGTATTCTTGGAGAAGTATATGCCACAGTTTACTAAGCACTTGCATTACAGGATTGTTGATGTTAGTACCATCAAGGAACTTTGCAG GCGTTGGTACCCACAAGACTTCAGTGCTGCTCCTGACAAGCAAGCGGAACACAGGGCCTTGGATGACATCAGGGAAAGCATCAAAGAACTCAAATACTACAGGAAGTGCATCTTTAAATAG
- the LOC140135657 gene encoding probable oligoribonuclease isoform X1 — MNATIFRLVCRVLHRVSGLGQPNPIASYSCWSSCDRLYPRPGALTYNMASYRAGSNKAAMAKELKERLVWVDLEMTGLDVNKDHILEMACLITDGDLNLIAEGPNIIVHQSDEVLSNMNDWCVQHHGQSGLTEAVKASKISLQQAEYEMLSFVREHSAPGFCPLAGNTVHADKVFLEKYMPQFTKHLHYRIVDVSTIKELCRRWYPQDFSAAPDKQAEHRALDDIRESIKELKYYRKCIFK, encoded by the exons ATGAATGCAACAATTTTTCGTCTTGTATGCAGAGTACTTCACAGAGTTTCCGGGTTAGGACAACCCAATCCAATTGCCAGTTACTCATGCTGGTCCTCTTGCGACAGACTCTACCCAAGACCAGGTGCACTCACATACAACATGGCATCCTACAGAGCTGGCAGCAATAAAGCAGCAATGGCAAAAGAGTTGAAGGAGAGATTGGTTTGGGTGGACTTAGAGATGACCGGCTTGGATGTAAACAAAGACCATATCTTGGAGATGGCATGTCTAATTACTGATGGTGATTTGAATCTCATTGCAGAG GGACCCAATATCATAGTCCACCAATCAGACGAGGTTCTAAGCAACATGAACGACTGGTGTGTACAACACCATGGACAGTCAGGGTTAACAGAGGCAGTAAAAGCCAGCAAGATATCGCTACAGCAAGCTGAGTATGAGATGCTATCCTTTGTGAGGGAACACAGTGCCCCAGGATTTTGTCCTCTTGCTGGTAATACAGTCCATGCGGATAAAGTATTCTTGGAGAAGTATATGCCACAGTTTACTAAGCACTTGCATTACAGGATTGTTGATGTTAGTACCATCAAGGAACTTTGCAG GCGTTGGTACCCACAAGACTTCAGTGCTGCTCCTGACAAGCAAGCGGAACACAGGGCCTTGGATGACATCAGGGAAAGCATCAAAGAACTCAAATACTACAGGAAGTGCATCTTTAAATAG